The Neochlamydia sp. S13 genome has a segment encoding these proteins:
- a CDS encoding Hsp70 family protein: MVSSSHYIIGIDLGTTNCTLAYTQADDNSSVIHQFSIPQVMEATTLGESKALPSFLYFPLSEELSAIPLELADFFSSNKCVGSYARNRGAELPARLISSAKSWLCHPGINPHAPLLPTDLDEESSKISPLQACSELLRHMRLAWEKNMPQVPFKEQQILITVPASFDPRARQLVEEAAALAEYPAIILLEEPQAAFYAWLHRHAQKWRKILKVGDHILVVDIGGGTTDFSVISVIDQEGEVGLNRIAVGSHLLLGGDNMDLALAYLAKSKLEEQGHSIDGWQLKALTHACRQAKEQLFSAEPSQQVDITIMGRGRKLIANSLKTFITLPEAQELILQGFMPIVPLEERAHHEKRLGLQQIGLPYAQDARITCQLAKFLSMTGESESSSMDNFLMPTAVLFNGGTMKAEAFCQRVVEQLNYWATKMHRETVKVLADGDLDYAVSYGAVSYGLACRGQTIRIKSGTSRSFYVGVEEATLAVPGITPPLKAVCVVPFGMEEGSEQDLPDQEFALVVGQTATFRFFSHATKTLSSGIEPSVGTVVKNWKQELTELPSMEACLDRMEGDGKVINVKLKSRMTELGVLELWCVSADGRQWKLEFETRKEINPS; encoded by the coding sequence ATGGTCTCTTCTAGCCATTATATTATCGGTATTGATCTTGGAACGACTAATTGTACTTTAGCTTATACGCAAGCTGATGATAATAGCTCCGTCATTCATCAATTTTCTATTCCACAGGTCATGGAGGCTACAACCTTAGGTGAGAGTAAAGCTCTTCCCTCTTTTTTATATTTTCCCTTATCAGAGGAGCTTTCTGCAATTCCTCTAGAGCTAGCAGATTTTTTTAGCTCTAATAAGTGTGTAGGATCGTATGCTCGTAATAGAGGGGCTGAGCTGCCTGCTCGGCTCATTTCATCAGCAAAATCCTGGCTTTGTCATCCTGGCATCAATCCCCATGCCCCCCTCCTTCCTACAGATTTGGACGAAGAGAGCTCAAAAATAAGTCCTTTGCAGGCTTGTTCGGAATTATTGCGGCACATGCGCTTAGCATGGGAAAAAAATATGCCGCAAGTTCCATTTAAAGAGCAGCAGATCCTAATTACGGTTCCTGCCTCTTTTGATCCGCGAGCTCGCCAACTTGTCGAAGAAGCTGCAGCTTTAGCAGAATATCCCGCTATTATTCTTCTGGAAGAACCTCAGGCAGCCTTTTATGCATGGTTGCATAGGCATGCCCAAAAATGGCGTAAAATCCTTAAAGTGGGAGATCATATTTTAGTAGTAGATATTGGGGGAGGAACTACCGATTTTAGTGTCATCTCCGTAATTGACCAAGAAGGAGAGGTAGGATTAAACCGCATTGCCGTAGGATCTCATCTATTACTGGGTGGAGACAATATGGATCTAGCGTTAGCTTACCTTGCAAAATCTAAATTAGAAGAGCAAGGCCATTCTATTGATGGGTGGCAGCTTAAAGCTTTAACACATGCTTGCCGGCAAGCAAAGGAACAACTGTTTTCGGCAGAGCCCTCTCAGCAAGTGGATATCACTATCATGGGGAGAGGACGTAAACTAATAGCCAATTCTTTAAAAACATTTATAACCTTGCCAGAAGCCCAAGAATTAATTTTGCAAGGTTTTATGCCTATAGTACCTCTCGAAGAGCGTGCTCATCATGAAAAACGTTTAGGCTTGCAGCAGATCGGCTTACCTTATGCGCAAGATGCGCGTATAACCTGTCAATTAGCTAAATTTTTGTCTATGACCGGTGAAAGTGAAAGCTCAAGCATGGATAATTTTCTAATGCCTACCGCTGTCCTCTTTAACGGGGGAACCATGAAAGCAGAAGCGTTTTGCCAAAGAGTGGTAGAGCAACTTAATTATTGGGCTACAAAAATGCATAGAGAAACGGTAAAAGTATTGGCAGACGGCGATCTGGATTATGCTGTGAGCTATGGAGCTGTTAGCTATGGGCTTGCTTGTCGAGGGCAGACCATAAGAATTAAAAGCGGTACAAGCCGCAGCTTTTATGTGGGCGTAGAAGAGGCTACCTTGGCCGTGCCCGGTATTACACCCCCTCTTAAAGCTGTGTGTGTAGTACCTTTTGGCATGGAAGAAGGCTCAGAACAAGATTTACCGGATCAGGAATTTGCCCTCGTAGTAGGACAGACAGCTACCTTTCGCTTTTTTAGCCATGCAACTAAAACGTTGTCCAGTGGTATAGAACCTTCCGTAGGAACCGTAGTTAAAAATTGGAAACAGGAGCTGACCGAGTTACCTAGCATGGAAGCCTGCCTAGACCGTATGGAAGGAGATGGAAAAGTGATTAATGTTAAGTTAAAGTCTCGGATGACAGAATTGGGTGTACTGGAGCTATGGTGTGTATCAGCAGATGGACGTCAATGGAAGCTGGAATTTGAAACACGTAAGGAAATAAATCCGTCTTGA
- a CDS encoding SufE family protein: MSPTFERKQNELKALFAACPDEESKYKKIIEMGRTLTKLELHRKTSENIVKGCQSAMYLHSFLKEGNVYFEVESEALISAGLAALLVYVYNGETPESILTCAPTFLEDLGIRASLTPSRANGLYSVHLRMKQDALRLLTAK, translated from the coding sequence ATGTCACCAACCTTTGAAAGAAAGCAAAACGAATTAAAAGCTCTTTTTGCAGCTTGTCCTGATGAAGAGTCTAAATACAAAAAGATCATTGAAATGGGTCGAACACTAACAAAGCTGGAACTCCATCGTAAAACCTCTGAGAATATTGTTAAAGGCTGCCAAAGTGCCATGTATTTACACTCTTTTTTAAAAGAAGGAAACGTCTATTTTGAAGTGGAGTCTGAAGCTTTAATTTCTGCCGGGCTAGCAGCTCTTCTTGTGTATGTCTATAATGGAGAGACACCAGAATCTATTTTAACCTGTGCACCCACATTCTTAGAAGACTTGGGTATTCGGGCTAGCCTAACACCTAGCCGTGCCAACGGCCTCTACAGTGTACATCTACGCATGAAACAAGATGCCCTCCGATTATTAACAGCTAAGTAA
- the infA gene encoding translation initiation factor IF-1, with protein sequence MAKEDTIKLDGTVEELLPNMTFRVSLQNGLKVIAHLCGKMRMKNIRVLVGDVVTVEMSPYDLTKARIIFRQR encoded by the coding sequence ATGGCAAAAGAAGATACTATTAAATTGGACGGCACTGTAGAAGAGCTGCTTCCAAATATGACCTTTAGAGTGTCCTTACAAAATGGCTTAAAGGTTATAGCCCATCTATGTGGAAAAATGCGAATGAAAAATATTCGTGTTTTAGTAGGAGATGTGGTGACTGTAGAGATGTCTCCTTATGATTTAACGAAAGCTCGGATAATTTTCCGCCAACGTTAA
- the tuf gene encoding elongation factor Tu: protein MAKQSFQRNKPHVNVGTIGHVDHGKTTLTAAITKVLAEAGGATFRDYASIDNTPEEKARGITINSTHVEYETDARHYAHVDCPGHADYVKNMITGAAQMDGAILVVAATDGAMPQTREHILLARQMQVPAIVVFLNKVDMLGESDQELLDLVELELHELLESKGYKDVPIVRGSALKALEGDEKYVEAVKQLMRTVDQQIPTPTREIDKPFLMPVEDVFSISGRGTVATGRVERGIVKLNDKLQLVGLGETRDTVATGVEMFNKSMDEARAGENVGLLLRGLEKTDIERGMVLAAPGTCTPHTEFKAPVYVLTKEEGGRKKPFFTGYRPQFYFRTTDVTGTIELPAGVEMVMPGDNVEIIVKLIAPVAMEKGMRFAIREGGHTIGAGTVSEIIK, encoded by the coding sequence ATGGCAAAACAATCATTTCAACGTAATAAGCCTCACGTAAACGTGGGCACTATTGGCCACGTCGACCATGGCAAAACAACCTTAACAGCCGCTATAACAAAAGTATTGGCTGAAGCAGGCGGGGCAACTTTTAGAGACTATGCTTCAATCGATAATACACCTGAAGAAAAAGCACGTGGTATCACTATCAACTCCACTCACGTGGAATATGAAACAGATGCTCGTCACTATGCACACGTTGACTGCCCAGGCCACGCTGATTATGTAAAAAACATGATTACTGGTGCTGCACAAATGGATGGTGCTATACTTGTGGTAGCTGCCACAGACGGTGCCATGCCTCAAACGCGCGAGCATATCTTATTGGCTCGTCAGATGCAAGTTCCTGCGATTGTTGTCTTTCTTAACAAAGTAGATATGCTAGGTGAAAGCGATCAAGAGTTACTTGACTTGGTGGAATTAGAATTACATGAGTTACTCGAATCTAAAGGCTATAAAGATGTGCCTATTGTTAGAGGATCTGCCTTAAAAGCTCTCGAAGGGGATGAAAAATATGTGGAAGCAGTTAAGCAGTTAATGCGTACTGTTGATCAGCAAATTCCTACACCTACACGAGAAATTGATAAGCCTTTCTTAATGCCTGTTGAAGATGTGTTCTCAATTTCTGGACGTGGTACAGTAGCTACTGGTCGTGTAGAGCGAGGAATAGTCAAATTAAACGATAAGTTACAGTTGGTCGGGCTAGGTGAAACACGCGATACTGTAGCGACAGGGGTAGAGATGTTTAACAAGTCTATGGATGAAGCACGTGCCGGTGAAAACGTCGGTCTTCTTCTTCGCGGTCTTGAAAAGACGGATATCGAGCGTGGAATGGTGTTAGCAGCTCCGGGTACTTGCACTCCTCATACTGAGTTCAAAGCGCCTGTATACGTGTTGACTAAAGAAGAAGGTGGCCGTAAGAAACCTTTCTTTACAGGTTATCGTCCTCAATTTTACTTCCGTACGACAGACGTAACCGGTACCATTGAATTGCCAGCAGGTGTAGAAATGGTGATGCCTGGTGATAACGTGGAAATTATCGTTAAATTAATTGCTCCAGTGGCCATGGAAAAAGGTATGCGCTTTGCTATTCGTGAAGGCGGACATACTATCGGTGCTGGTACAGTATCAGAGATTATCAAGTAA
- the secE gene encoding preprotein translocase subunit SecE — protein MVVEVKSMEAKKKQQPALNTSKNKETVTANKKIQVADFISEIKAELKRINWTNPEELKTYTLIVVGATFFCGMGIYFMDLLIQACLWFLESALRLVV, from the coding sequence ATGGTAGTCGAAGTAAAATCAATGGAAGCAAAGAAAAAACAACAGCCTGCCCTTAATACCTCTAAAAATAAAGAAACTGTGACGGCTAATAAAAAAATACAAGTAGCCGACTTTATTAGTGAAATTAAAGCTGAACTTAAACGTATTAACTGGACGAATCCGGAAGAATTAAAAACTTATACTCTTATTGTGGTCGGTGCCACATTTTTTTGTGGGATGGGTATATATTTTATGGATTTACTCATTCAAGCGTGCCTTTGGTTTTTAGAGTCGGCTTTGCGTTTAGTAGTTTAA
- the nusG gene encoding transcription termination/antitermination protein NusG: protein MHKWYVVQVFSTHEKKVKKALEEHRDLKGMSELIEKILLPIENVSEVKKGQQKIIERRLWPGYLLVKMTLTDESWHYVKQTAGVIEFLGGDKPTALSDAEVEEILRDLEDKKQKVTQRHKFEIGDKVKIIDGVFVNFIGTVSEVFHDKGRLSVLVSIFGRDTRVDDLEFVQVEEINEEAESS from the coding sequence ATGCACAAATGGTATGTCGTACAGGTTTTCTCTACACATGAAAAAAAAGTCAAGAAAGCATTAGAGGAGCACCGAGACCTCAAAGGCATGAGCGAGCTTATCGAAAAAATATTGCTGCCCATTGAAAATGTTTCTGAGGTCAAAAAAGGACAACAGAAAATTATTGAAAGACGTTTATGGCCGGGTTATCTCCTTGTAAAAATGACTCTAACGGATGAATCTTGGCATTATGTTAAGCAGACTGCAGGAGTCATTGAGTTTTTAGGTGGAGACAAACCTACAGCCTTATCTGATGCTGAGGTTGAAGAAATTCTTAGAGATTTGGAAGATAAAAAACAAAAAGTTACTCAGCGCCACAAATTTGAAATAGGCGACAAAGTTAAAATTATCGATGGCGTATTCGTTAACTTTATTGGAACCGTCTCTGAAGTCTTCCATGATAAAGGCCGTTTGAGTGTATTAGTTTCTATTTTCGGGCGTGATACACGTGTGGATGATCTAGAATTTGTACAAGTGGAAGAAATTAACGAAGAAGCAGAATCAAGCTAG
- the rplK gene encoding 50S ribosomal protein L11 translates to MAKKVVKIIKLQIPAGKANPAPPIGPALGSAGVNIMAFCKEYNAKTQAMAGDILPVVITVYADKSFTFITKKPPVAELLKKATGVAKGSAVPNRDKVGKITKAQALKVAEEKIQDMNARDLEAATHIVLGTARSMGLELVAE, encoded by the coding sequence ATGGCAAAAAAAGTTGTTAAAATTATTAAGTTGCAAATTCCAGCAGGGAAAGCTAATCCAGCTCCACCTATTGGTCCAGCACTCGGTTCTGCCGGTGTGAATATTATGGCATTTTGCAAGGAATATAATGCTAAAACTCAGGCGATGGCAGGAGATATTTTGCCCGTCGTCATCACTGTGTATGCTGATAAAAGCTTCACATTTATTACAAAAAAGCCCCCTGTAGCAGAACTATTGAAAAAAGCAACAGGCGTAGCAAAAGGGTCGGCCGTACCTAATCGAGACAAAGTGGGCAAAATTACTAAGGCGCAAGCGTTAAAAGTGGCTGAAGAAAAAATTCAAGACATGAATGCACGCGATTTAGAAGCTGCTACACATATCGTTCTAGGAACGGCACGTTCCATGGGCTTAGAGTTAGTCGCTGAATAA
- the rplA gene encoding 50S ribosomal protein L1: MGRQSKRIREAAKQVDVTKTYTVKEAVEILKKCPPVKFDQTLDVALKMGVDPRRTDQHVRGTVSLPNGTGKTISILVFARGEKVKEALAAGADYAGDDELLEKVSGGWSGFDAVIATPDMMREVGKLGKVLGPRGLMPTPKAGTVTTDIVKAIHELKAGKIEFKVDRHGMINNGLGKLSFAHDKLEENIMAFLHAVQKSKPAAAKGQFMKSAYLSSTMGPGLKIDLRAIEQA, from the coding sequence ATGGGTCGCCAAAGCAAAAGAATTCGGGAGGCAGCAAAACAAGTGGATGTGACTAAGACATACACTGTTAAAGAAGCTGTCGAAATTTTAAAGAAATGTCCGCCTGTTAAATTTGATCAGACGCTTGACGTGGCTTTAAAAATGGGCGTGGACCCTCGTAGAACGGATCAACATGTCCGCGGAACTGTATCACTACCGAATGGTACAGGAAAAACGATTTCAATACTCGTTTTTGCCAGAGGTGAAAAGGTTAAAGAAGCCTTAGCAGCTGGAGCCGACTACGCAGGTGACGATGAACTTTTAGAAAAAGTTAGCGGGGGATGGAGCGGCTTTGATGCCGTTATTGCCACCCCAGATATGATGCGTGAAGTAGGTAAGTTAGGTAAAGTTCTTGGCCCTCGAGGACTCATGCCAACACCCAAAGCTGGCACCGTAACCACTGATATCGTTAAAGCTATTCATGAGCTCAAAGCCGGTAAAATTGAGTTCAAAGTGGATCGCCATGGAATGATTAACAATGGATTGGGTAAGCTGTCTTTTGCGCATGATAAACTTGAAGAAAACATAATGGCATTTTTGCATGCTGTGCAGAAGTCCAAACCAGCTGCAGCGAAGGGACAATTTATGAAGTCTGCGTACCTCTCCTCTACGATGGGGCCCGGCTTAAAAATCGACCTGCGTGCAATTGAGCAAGCTTAA
- the rplJ gene encoding 50S ribosomal protein L10 gives MREEKQLLLDEVQDHIQKNDSFLIMRYRGFTANKANEFRGDLAKQGGFIEVVRKRILVKAAKAAGLDIDIDSLEGHIGIVLAGHEPLDTAKYVYKFSQDNGKVVEVIGGRFEGQLYNAAEMEALAKLPNKDEMRAQLLGVLQAPMSETLAVMDAVLSSVVYCLDNKCKQAGEDNN, from the coding sequence ATGAGAGAAGAAAAGCAGCTCCTTTTAGATGAAGTACAAGATCATATTCAGAAAAATGATTCTTTTTTGATCATGCGCTACAGAGGCTTTACAGCTAATAAAGCTAACGAATTTCGTGGCGACCTAGCTAAGCAGGGTGGCTTCATTGAAGTTGTGCGTAAGCGTATTTTAGTGAAAGCAGCTAAAGCAGCAGGGCTTGATATAGATATAGACTCACTAGAAGGGCATATAGGAATTGTTTTGGCAGGGCATGAGCCGCTTGATACAGCAAAGTATGTATATAAGTTTAGCCAGGACAATGGTAAAGTTGTTGAAGTGATTGGTGGCCGTTTTGAAGGCCAACTGTACAATGCAGCTGAAATGGAGGCCTTAGCTAAGCTGCCCAATAAAGATGAAATGCGTGCGCAGCTACTTGGCGTTCTTCAAGCACCGATGTCTGAGACATTGGCAGTCATGGATGCAGTGTTGTCAAGCGTGGTTTACTGTTTGGACAATAAATGTAAGCAAGCCGGCGAAGATAATAATTAA
- the rplL gene encoding 50S ribosomal protein L7/L12: MSKKTEDLVNTLSELSVLEMSELKTMLEDKWGVKAAAAAVAVAAPAAAAPAAPEATDFQVTLVESPADKKIGVIKVVREITGLGLKEAKELVDGAPKVVKETAPKAEAEDIKKKLETAGAKVTLKGL; this comes from the coding sequence GTGAGTAAAAAAACAGAAGATTTAGTCAATACCCTCAGCGAATTGAGCGTATTAGAGATGTCTGAGTTGAAAACTATGCTTGAAGACAAGTGGGGCGTTAAGGCCGCTGCTGCTGCTGTGGCAGTTGCTGCACCTGCAGCTGCTGCGCCTGCTGCTCCAGAAGCAACTGATTTTCAAGTGACTTTGGTTGAATCCCCAGCTGATAAAAAAATCGGTGTCATTAAGGTTGTACGCGAGATTACAGGTCTTGGCTTAAAAGAAGCTAAAGAACTAGTAGACGGTGCTCCAAAAGTGGTCAAAGAAACAGCCCCAAAGGCAGAAGCTGAAGATATTAAGAAGAAGCTAGAAACTGCAGGTGCTAAGGTTACACTCAAAGGACTCTAA